A stretch of the Pedobacter sp. MC2016-14 genome encodes the following:
- the mraY gene encoding phospho-N-acetylmuramoyl-pentapeptide-transferase, with translation MLYYLFEYLRHHYDIPGLRLFQYITFRTSLAIIISLIITTVYGRRIINYLQKMQVGETVRNLGLEGQMQKQGTPTMGGIMILLGILVPTLLLANLTNVYVILMIVTTVWMGAVGFLDDYIKVFKKNKEGLAGRFKIVGQVGLGLIIGYTMYFNPNIVARQTVDETSIVKSDAPMVLRQKGESFYYTQDVKSTITNMPFYKNNEFDYAKVLKFLGKGYEKYAFFVFILFVVVIVTAVSNGANITDGIDGLATGTSAIIGVTLGLLAYVSGNTVIADYLNIMYIPNSGELMIFAGAFVGACVGFLWYNSYPAQVFMGDTGSLAIGGIIAAFAIMIRKELLIPILCGVFLVEIMSVMLQVSYFKYTKKRFGEGRRIFLMSPLHHHYQKKGYHEAKIVVRFWVIGILLAIITIITLKVR, from the coding sequence ATGTTATATTATTTATTTGAATATTTACGTCATCATTATGATATTCCTGGCTTAAGGTTGTTTCAGTACATTACCTTTCGTACTTCCCTGGCAATTATCATATCCCTGATTATTACTACTGTATATGGTAGAAGGATCATCAATTATCTGCAAAAAATGCAGGTGGGAGAGACTGTGAGAAATCTGGGTCTGGAAGGACAAATGCAAAAACAGGGTACTCCAACTATGGGTGGTATCATGATTTTACTGGGAATTTTAGTGCCTACTTTGCTTTTGGCCAACCTAACCAATGTTTATGTTATCCTGATGATAGTAACCACCGTTTGGATGGGAGCAGTTGGATTTTTGGATGATTATATCAAGGTATTTAAAAAGAATAAAGAAGGACTGGCCGGAAGGTTTAAAATTGTAGGACAGGTCGGTTTGGGCTTAATTATAGGCTATACGATGTATTTTAATCCAAATATTGTGGCCCGTCAAACCGTGGATGAAACCAGTATTGTTAAATCTGATGCACCAATGGTACTGAGGCAAAAGGGTGAAAGTTTTTATTACACCCAGGATGTAAAATCTACGATTACCAATATGCCATTTTACAAAAACAATGAATTTGATTATGCCAAGGTTCTTAAGTTTTTAGGTAAAGGCTATGAAAAATACGCTTTTTTTGTATTCATCCTGTTTGTTGTGGTTATTGTTACAGCCGTCTCTAATGGTGCCAATATTACCGACGGTATAGATGGGCTGGCTACCGGAACATCGGCAATTATTGGGGTTACATTAGGCTTGCTGGCTTATGTTTCTGGTAATACGGTGATAGCCGATTATCTGAACATCATGTATATTCCGAATTCGGGAGAACTAATGATTTTTGCCGGTGCATTTGTTGGTGCCTGTGTAGGGTTTTTATGGTACAATTCTTATCCTGCCCAGGTTTTTATGGGCGATACAGGTAGTTTAGCCATCGGTGGTATCATTGCTGCTTTTGCCATTATGATTAGGAAGGAATTGCTGATCCCAATTTTATGTGGTGTTTTTCTGGTTGAAATTATGTCTGTGATGTTGCAGGTATCTTATTTTAAGTATACTAAAAAGCGGTTTGGTGAAGGCCGGAGAATTTTCTTGATGTCGCCGCTCCACCATCATTACCAAAAGAAAGGCTATCATGAAGCTAAAATAGTTGTCCGTTTTT